A section of the Enterococcus montenegrensis genome encodes:
- a CDS encoding metal ABC transporter permease subunit has product MITHFINGLTEYHFLQNALITSIVIGIVAGAIGCFIILRGMSLMGDAISHAVLPGVALSYILGINFFIGAAVFGILASLVITYIANNSTVKSDTAIGITFSSFLALGVILIGVANSSTDLFHILFGNVLAVQDSDKWITIGISALVLLLLIIFYRPLLLTSFDPMMAKAFGMKVNVYHYLLMLMLTLVSVTAMQSVGTILVVALLITPAATAYLFTKRLKYMILLSGTLGGLASVIGLFIGYSFNIAAGSSIVLTAATMFLIGFFISPKKAEQTKTKQKVYTAIAVLAVFGIGIFSYQHFSTPKVNGSEEKISVVATNSIIADMVKEVAGDKVALHSIVPVGKDPHEYEPLAKDVRKTQDADVIFYNGLNLETGGNGWFTKLMANGQKKPNEDYFAVSDGVAVIYLEGDGHGKEDPHAWLNIENGILYARNIAKTLSQKDPANKAIYAENLTKYEEKLSALDKVAKKQFASIATDQKLIVTSEGCFKYFSKAYGIPSAYIWEINTEEEGTPDQITSLVDQLKASQVKALFVESSVNKKPMQSVSKDSKIPIYGEIFTDSIATPGNPGDSYYNMMKENLETIFAGLAGKKD; this is encoded by the coding sequence GTGATTACGCATTTTATTAACGGTTTAACAGAATACCATTTTTTACAAAACGCTTTAATTACGTCAATTGTGATTGGGATTGTAGCCGGTGCAATTGGATGTTTCATTATTTTACGTGGAATGTCACTAATGGGGGATGCAATTTCTCATGCGGTCTTACCAGGAGTTGCGTTATCGTATATTTTAGGGATAAACTTCTTTATTGGTGCGGCTGTTTTCGGTATTTTAGCAAGCTTGGTTATCACATATATCGCCAATAATAGTACGGTCAAAAGTGATACTGCCATTGGGATTACTTTCAGCTCGTTTTTAGCTTTAGGTGTGATTCTAATTGGTGTTGCTAACAGTTCCACAGATTTATTCCATATTTTATTCGGGAACGTTCTTGCAGTTCAAGATAGTGACAAATGGATTACCATTGGAATTTCCGCTTTGGTGTTACTATTACTTATTATTTTTTACCGTCCCTTATTGTTGACCTCTTTTGATCCCATGATGGCAAAAGCCTTTGGAATGAAAGTAAATGTGTACCACTACTTATTGATGTTAATGTTAACATTGGTCTCTGTTACTGCAATGCAAAGTGTAGGGACGATTTTAGTGGTGGCGCTGCTGATTACACCAGCAGCAACAGCCTATTTATTTACTAAGCGATTAAAATATATGATTTTACTTTCCGGAACACTAGGGGGCTTAGCTTCTGTTATCGGACTTTTCATAGGGTATAGTTTTAATATTGCTGCTGGTTCTTCAATCGTTTTAACAGCAGCGACAATGTTTTTAATCGGCTTTTTCATATCCCCTAAAAAAGCTGAACAAACAAAAACGAAACAAAAAGTTTACACGGCCATTGCTGTTCTTGCAGTTTTTGGTATTGGTATTTTTAGCTATCAGCATTTTAGTACACCAAAAGTAAATGGCAGTGAAGAAAAAATTTCGGTAGTAGCGACAAATTCGATTATTGCCGATATGGTAAAAGAAGTAGCCGGCGACAAAGTGGCACTCCACAGCATCGTCCCTGTAGGAAAAGATCCCCATGAATATGAACCTTTAGCCAAGGATGTTCGTAAAACTCAGGATGCAGATGTCATTTTTTATAACGGTTTGAACCTTGAAACAGGTGGTAACGGCTGGTTTACCAAGCTAATGGCCAATGGACAGAAAAAGCCAAATGAAGATTACTTTGCAGTAAGTGACGGTGTTGCGGTGATTTATCTTGAAGGGGATGGTCATGGTAAAGAAGATCCTCATGCTTGGTTAAATATCGAAAATGGAATTTTATATGCTAGAAATATCGCGAAAACATTAAGTCAAAAAGATCCTGCTAACAAAGCGATCTATGCGGAAAACTTAACAAAGTATGAAGAAAAATTATCCGCTTTAGATAAAGTGGCAAAGAAACAATTTGCTAGTATTGCTACCGATCAAAAATTAATTGTAACCAGTGAAGGCTGTTTTAAATATTTTTCTAAAGCATACGGCATTCCTTCTGCTTATATTTGGGAAATCAATACAGAAGAAGAAGGGACACCAGATCAAATTACCTCGTTAGTTGATCAATTGAAAGCTTCTCAGGTAAAGGCGCTTTTTGTAGAAAGTTCTGTTAATAAAAAACCGATGCAAAGCGTTTCAAAAGATAGCAAGATACCAATTTACGGGGAAATTTTTACTGATTCAATTGCAACTCCTGGTAATCCTGGGGATAGCTACTACAACATGATGAAGGAAAATTTAGAAACTATTTTTGCTGGTTTAGCCGGTAAAAAAGATTAA
- a CDS encoding metal ABC transporter ATP-binding protein, producing the protein MIRFENITAAYSQQIAVDHVSFEVTQPTIVGLLGPNGAGKSTFLKAALGLIPATGSVTYKGEPLQKNQQEVAYVEQKSAIDYTFPITVAEVVSLGVYPHLKPWASMKKYWGKVMDALKAVDMQDFAKRQIGELSGGQFQRVLLARTLVQDASLIFLDEPFVGIDATSEQIIMGLLRKLKENGKTIFIVHHDLSKVSVYFDEILLLRQQKIAYGTVQEVFTPHYLKEAYGDAILIGGDFT; encoded by the coding sequence ATGATTCGTTTTGAAAATATAACGGCAGCATATAGTCAACAAATTGCTGTCGATCATGTTAGTTTTGAAGTTACACAACCAACTATCGTGGGTCTTTTAGGACCCAACGGAGCGGGTAAATCCACTTTTTTAAAAGCGGCTTTAGGATTAATTCCTGCAACTGGCTCAGTCACTTATAAAGGGGAACCCTTACAAAAAAATCAGCAAGAAGTCGCCTACGTTGAACAAAAAAGTGCAATTGATTATACCTTTCCAATTACAGTAGCAGAAGTAGTCTCGTTAGGTGTCTACCCGCATTTAAAACCATGGGCTAGTATGAAAAAGTATTGGGGAAAAGTTATGGATGCCCTAAAAGCGGTGGATATGCAAGATTTTGCCAAACGTCAAATTGGTGAACTGTCTGGCGGTCAATTTCAACGTGTCTTGCTTGCACGCACATTAGTACAAGACGCAAGTTTGATTTTCTTGGATGAACCTTTTGTTGGCATTGATGCCACGAGTGAACAAATAATTATGGGCTTGTTGCGTAAGTTAAAAGAAAATGGAAAGACTATTTTTATCGTTCACCATGACTTAAGTAAAGTTTCAGTGTATTTTGACGAAATTTTACTATTAAGACAACAAAAGATTGCCTACGGAACAGTCCAAGAAGTTTTTACCCCCCACTATTTAAAAGAAGCCTATGGGGATGCAATACTTATTGGAGGTGATTTTACGTGA
- a CDS encoding sce7725 family protein: protein MYYPYFRGKQFDLLALRQLSEAGKLSPVIQPVIEPVKDNPALGKLLLQFNNVNQPYFLIDNPQAGDFLTLAGQEKLQQLNGLKTHIITEPVKSVTEYPLLIAQSAAVLQDADFPTFEIPTIVPLEFRLLQHVKGPKIVLEDNFLRLRASSYREIPDEVFTLSHLTYQKRGFVGFSDFSIDSRLYYEQNYPTKEIVLHLVYFAEQEQLRIHHFVSPAEELPDFATRFMAVMAEVSQFPAFLSNDTLGLEILKQSYAKGKFPGMGVLRKACVMHHLELMSRFFETKIKE, encoded by the coding sequence ATGTATTATCCTTATTTTCGCGGTAAACAATTTGACTTGTTAGCTTTACGCCAACTCAGTGAAGCCGGTAAATTAAGCCCGGTTATTCAGCCTGTTATTGAGCCAGTCAAAGATAATCCTGCTTTAGGAAAATTGCTTCTACAATTTAACAACGTCAATCAACCTTATTTTCTCATTGACAACCCGCAAGCAGGTGATTTTTTAACATTAGCAGGGCAAGAAAAATTACAGCAGTTAAATGGTCTTAAGACGCACATTATCACGGAACCTGTCAAAAGTGTGACAGAGTATCCACTTTTGATTGCGCAAAGCGCAGCGGTACTACAAGATGCTGACTTTCCTACTTTTGAGATACCTACAATTGTACCTTTAGAATTTCGTCTGTTGCAACATGTAAAAGGACCCAAAATAGTTTTAGAAGATAATTTTTTACGCTTAAGAGCTAGTTCCTATCGGGAAATACCTGATGAAGTTTTTACTCTCAGTCATCTAACGTATCAAAAAAGAGGGTTTGTAGGCTTTAGCGACTTTTCAATTGATAGTCGACTTTACTATGAGCAAAACTACCCGACAAAAGAAATCGTGTTACATTTGGTTTATTTTGCTGAACAAGAACAATTAAGAATTCATCATTTTGTTTCCCCCGCCGAAGAATTACCTGATTTTGCGACGCGTTTTATGGCGGTGATGGCAGAGGTTAGCCAATTTCCGGCGTTTTTAAGTAACGATACCTTAGGGTTGGAAATTTTGAAACAAAGTTACGCAAAAGGAAAATTCCCCGGAATGGGTGTCCTACGCAAAGCTTGCGTGATGCACCATTTAGAATTGATGAGTCGTTTTTTTGAGACAAAAATAAAGGAATGA
- a CDS encoding endonuclease III domain-containing protein: MKQQVYALYQKMFQKMGPQGWWPADSKEEIILGAILVQNTNWQNAAISLENLKMVTDFSSFQIANLSVAQLQALIRPSGFFKNKSQAIHEIFTWLLAFDGDFFKVRSYYGENLRDQLLTLHGIGPETADVLLLYVFDLPVFVADSYARRLFTQLGTPQLHNYQALKKLVNLRDFTLAEAQEFHGLIDEFGKEFLKKNTFNRTFLRDYKINLRQE; encoded by the coding sequence TTGAAACAACAGGTATATGCATTATATCAGAAAATGTTCCAAAAGATGGGGCCTCAAGGCTGGTGGCCAGCTGATTCAAAAGAAGAAATTATATTAGGAGCTATTCTTGTTCAAAACACCAACTGGCAAAATGCAGCAATTTCACTAGAAAATTTGAAAATGGTAACGGATTTTTCTAGTTTCCAAATTGCGAATTTATCTGTGGCACAGTTACAAGCATTGATTCGTCCCAGTGGCTTTTTCAAAAATAAAAGTCAGGCTATTCACGAAATTTTTACCTGGTTGCTAGCTTTTGATGGCGATTTTTTTAAAGTGCGTAGCTATTATGGTGAAAATTTAAGAGATCAATTGCTCACTTTACACGGGATTGGTCCAGAGACAGCCGATGTGTTATTACTGTATGTTTTTGATCTGCCTGTTTTTGTCGCAGATAGTTATGCCAGACGTCTTTTTACACAGTTGGGAACACCACAACTACATAACTATCAAGCTTTAAAAAAACTGGTTAACTTGCGTGATTTCACCTTAGCAGAGGCACAAGAATTTCATGGGTTAATCGATGAGTTTGGAAAAGAGTTCTTGAAAAAGAATACTTTTAATAGGACTTTTTTAAGAGATTACAAAATCAATTTACGTCAGGAGTAA
- a CDS encoding SOS response-associated peptidase encodes MCGRYLFDLKTTELLKYYQQLQQLGKIGEVAPSENVVTLAPGKDGKIRLGLTRWGFTTTKNKSRIINARSETVTEKPLFAESFYQRRCVFPMTGFFEWDHDKNKILFTPTDEKEIYVGGFYRQHNDELESVIMTTSPNETVAKIHDRMPLIIEKKAIRTWLTDDNFANSYRKQQLEPKLTLKKSMPEK; translated from the coding sequence ATGTGTGGTCGTTATCTTTTTGATTTAAAGACAACGGAATTATTAAAATATTATCAACAACTACAACAATTAGGGAAAATCGGTGAGGTTGCTCCTAGCGAAAATGTTGTAACCCTTGCTCCTGGTAAAGACGGAAAAATCCGCTTGGGACTTACACGTTGGGGATTTACGACAACCAAAAATAAAAGTCGTATTATTAACGCCCGTAGTGAAACGGTAACAGAAAAACCACTTTTTGCTGAAAGCTTTTATCAGCGTCGCTGTGTTTTTCCAATGACAGGATTCTTTGAATGGGATCATGACAAAAATAAAATTCTATTTACCCCTACCGATGAAAAAGAAATTTATGTTGGTGGCTTTTATCGCCAACACAATGACGAGTTGGAATCTGTTATTATGACGACGAGTCCCAATGAAACTGTTGCTAAAATTCATGATCGGATGCCGTTAATTATTGAAAAAAAAGCTATTCGCACTTGGTTAACTGACGATAATTTTGCCAATAGCTACCGTAAACAACAATTAGAGCCCAAATTGACCCTAAAAAAAAGTATGCCAGAAAAATAA
- a CDS encoding TrkH family potassium uptake protein, producing MKRCKKAPLATPQLISLGFAAVIFGGALLLMLPISSRQGVVTPFIDALFTATSATCVTGLTTVNTAEHWTPFGQFIILIMIETGGLGFMSLPVFFFMIAKKKINLRTRMLLKDSLNLEQMNGGVNLMRYILLTSVIIQGLGALALSFSFIPRYGWAKGSWFSIFHSVSSFCNAGFDLLGDSLAGDQQDIWLLFVVMILIIAGGLGFLVWYDIMQYRQRKRLSIHSKIALIMTGSLLLLGTLGFYLTEHNGESLVVGNWLQRLFNTMFMAVTPRTAGYYSVNYFEMSHAGLILTIVLMYIGGTSGSTAGGLKTTTFGVLLIQMKSILKGRNQAEFSGRTIPAGAIFRALTLFFITLSLCIFATMILSVTEKIPDVDGLGLEYIVFEVVSAFGTVGLTMGLTPELSMVGKVIIIALMFIGRVGIMTVLFSLIAKARQQEQHFKYPEESVLIG from the coding sequence TTGAAACGATGTAAAAAAGCTCCCTTAGCAACACCGCAGCTAATATCATTAGGTTTTGCCGCGGTAATTTTTGGCGGAGCTTTATTATTGATGTTGCCTATTTCTAGTCGTCAAGGCGTAGTTACGCCCTTTATTGATGCCTTATTTACTGCAACATCGGCAACTTGTGTTACCGGCTTAACAACAGTTAATACTGCAGAACACTGGACACCTTTTGGTCAATTTATTATTTTAATCATGATTGAAACAGGCGGTTTAGGTTTTATGTCGTTACCGGTATTCTTTTTTATGATTGCTAAAAAGAAAATCAATTTACGCACCCGAATGCTATTAAAAGACTCACTTAATTTGGAGCAAATGAATGGCGGCGTCAATTTGATGCGCTACATTTTATTAACTTCTGTCATTATTCAAGGTCTTGGCGCTTTGGCTCTGAGTTTTTCCTTTATACCGCGTTATGGTTGGGCAAAAGGAAGTTGGTTTAGTATTTTTCATTCTGTTTCGAGTTTTTGTAATGCTGGTTTTGACTTATTGGGTGATAGTTTAGCAGGTGACCAACAAGATATTTGGCTTCTTTTTGTGGTGATGATTTTAATCATCGCAGGCGGACTAGGCTTTTTAGTCTGGTACGATATTATGCAATATCGCCAGCGCAAGCGCCTGTCCATCCACTCTAAAATTGCCCTGATCATGACAGGTAGTCTTCTTTTATTGGGCACTTTGGGATTTTATCTGACCGAACATAACGGTGAAAGCTTAGTAGTAGGAAATTGGTTGCAACGTCTATTTAATACCATGTTTATGGCAGTAACACCACGAACAGCAGGTTATTACTCGGTCAATTACTTTGAGATGAGCCATGCCGGTTTAATTCTAACCATTGTTTTAATGTACATCGGTGGCACATCAGGTTCCACTGCTGGTGGTTTAAAGACCACAACTTTTGGTGTGTTACTTATTCAGATGAAGAGCATCCTAAAAGGACGCAATCAGGCGGAATTTAGCGGCCGAACGATTCCAGCTGGTGCTATTTTTAGAGCTTTAACGCTATTTTTTATTACATTATCACTTTGCATTTTTGCGACGATGATTTTATCAGTCACAGAAAAAATTCCCGATGTTGATGGTTTGGGACTAGAGTATATTGTTTTTGAAGTTGTCTCAGCTTTTGGGACAGTCGGTTTAACGATGGGATTAACCCCTGAACTTAGCATGGTAGGCAAAGTAATTATTATAGCCTTGATGTTTATTGGCAGGGTGGGAATTATGACAGTATTATTCTCATTAATTGCAAAAGCAAGACAGCAAGAACAACATTTCAAATATCCGGAAGAATCAGTTTTAATTGGGTAA
- a CDS encoding V-type ATP synthase subunit D translates to MARLNVNPTRMELARLQKQLTTAKRGHKLLKDKQDELMRRFILMVKENNHLRQEVEGLMESAMRAFRLANATLNEAFIEELFILPATRVELEMDQKNIMSVEVPVLNFHYDEDLFEAPLEYGYLNSNVPLDNAIARFTTVLPKLLALTEVEKTCQLMAGEIEKTRRRVNALEYMTIPELEETIYYIKMKLEENERSEVTRMIKIKNMNRNM, encoded by the coding sequence ATGGCGCGTTTAAATGTTAATCCGACTCGAATGGAGTTGGCGCGCTTGCAAAAGCAGCTGACAACGGCCAAACGGGGACATAAATTACTAAAAGATAAACAAGATGAATTAATGCGCCGCTTTATTTTGATGGTCAAAGAAAACAATCATTTACGCCAGGAAGTAGAAGGTTTGATGGAAAGTGCCATGCGCGCTTTTCGCCTTGCTAATGCAACTTTAAATGAAGCCTTTATTGAAGAATTGTTCATTTTGCCCGCTACCAGAGTAGAACTGGAAATGGATCAAAAGAATATTATGAGTGTGGAAGTTCCTGTTTTGAATTTCCATTACGATGAGGATCTTTTTGAGGCACCATTAGAGTATGGCTACCTGAATTCTAATGTTCCTTTAGATAATGCCATTGCTCGATTTACGACCGTTTTACCGAAGTTGTTAGCTTTAACCGAGGTGGAAAAAACGTGTCAATTGATGGCTGGTGAAATTGAAAAAACAAGACGCCGAGTGAACGCATTAGAGTATATGACGATTCCAGAGTTGGAAGAGACAATTTATTACATCAAAATGAAGTTGGAAGAAAATGAGCGTTCTGAAGTAACGCGGATGATTAAAATAAAAAATATGAACCGTAATATGTAA
- a CDS encoding V-type ATP synthase subunit B: MIKEYKTIGEVVGPLMAVDKVAGVKYEELIEVRLQTGEMRKGQVLEISEDKALVQIFEGTGGINLKDSAVRFLGHPLQLGVSLDMIGRTFDGLGRPKDNGPEILPEKMLDINGEVINPMARDYPDEFIQTGISSIDHLNTLVRGQKLPVFSGSGLPHKELAAQIARQAAVLNTDDDFAVVFAGIGITFEEAEYFMEDFRKTGAIDRSVVFMNLANDPAIERIATPRMALTAAEYLAYEKGMHVLVIMTDMTNYCEALREISAARREVPGRRGYPGYLYTNLATLYERAGRIKGLKGSVTQIPILTMPEDDKTHPIPDLTGYITEGQIILSRDLYKSGIKPPIDVLPSLSRLKDKGTGPGKTREDHAATMNQLFSAYAQGKQAKELAVVLGDSALSEVDKIYAQFAERFETEYVNQGYETNRSITETLDLGWQLLSILPKTELKRIKDDMIEKYLPEKG, encoded by the coding sequence GTGATTAAGGAATATAAAACGATTGGCGAAGTTGTTGGCCCCTTAATGGCTGTTGATAAAGTTGCCGGTGTGAAGTACGAAGAATTAATCGAAGTACGTTTACAAACAGGAGAGATGCGCAAAGGTCAAGTTTTAGAAATCTCAGAAGATAAGGCCTTGGTTCAAATTTTTGAAGGTACTGGCGGTATCAATCTTAAAGATTCAGCAGTACGTTTTTTAGGTCATCCTTTACAGTTGGGCGTATCACTAGATATGATTGGTCGAACATTTGACGGGTTAGGACGACCAAAAGACAATGGGCCTGAAATTTTGCCTGAAAAAATGTTGGATATTAACGGTGAAGTAATTAATCCAATGGCACGAGATTATCCAGATGAATTTATTCAGACCGGTATTTCATCCATCGATCACCTGAATACACTGGTCAGAGGTCAAAAGCTACCCGTATTTTCTGGTTCAGGTTTACCTCATAAAGAACTAGCTGCACAAATCGCCAGACAAGCAGCAGTGTTAAATACCGATGATGATTTTGCTGTTGTTTTTGCTGGTATCGGGATTACTTTTGAAGAAGCGGAATATTTCATGGAAGACTTTCGTAAAACCGGAGCAATCGACCGTTCGGTAGTCTTTATGAACTTGGCTAACGACCCTGCGATTGAGCGGATTGCGACACCACGTATGGCATTAACTGCTGCTGAGTATTTGGCTTATGAAAAAGGAATGCACGTTTTAGTTATCATGACAGACATGACAAATTATTGTGAGGCATTACGGGAAATTTCAGCAGCACGGCGAGAAGTTCCGGGCCGACGAGGTTATCCAGGATATTTATATACCAACTTAGCAACGTTATACGAGCGAGCAGGTCGGATTAAAGGGTTAAAAGGTTCTGTCACGCAGATTCCAATTTTAACTATGCCAGAAGATGATAAAACACATCCAATTCCCGATTTAACTGGCTATATTACAGAAGGACAAATCATTTTATCTCGAGATTTGTATAAGAGTGGGATCAAACCACCAATTGACGTCTTACCTTCTTTATCGCGACTTAAAGATAAAGGAACCGGCCCAGGTAAAACTAGAGAAGACCATGCTGCGACCATGAACCAACTATTCTCAGCCTACGCTCAAGGAAAACAAGCGAAAGAATTGGCGGTTGTTTTAGGGGATTCTGCTTTATCTGAAGTTGATAAAATTTATGCCCAGTTTGCTGAACGTTTTGAAACTGAATACGTTAACCAAGGTTATGAAACGAATCGCTCGATTACCGAAACCCTTGATTTAGGTTGGCAATTATTAAGTATTTTGCCAAAAACTGAATTAAAACGAATTAAAGATGATATGATTGAAAAGTACTTGCCAGAAAAGGGGTAG
- a CDS encoding V-type ATP synthase subunit A, protein MQVGKIIKVSGPLVMAENMSEASIQDICFVGSLGVVGEIIEMRGDVASIQVYEETAGIGPGEPVRSTGEALSVELGPGIISQMFDGIQRPLDVFMAQTKSNFLTRGVQLPALDHEKKWDFQANVAVGTNVSAGDIVGTVAETKIITHKIMVPNGVSGTIKEIKSGMFTLDEVIYVLDTKTGDKEFTMLQKWPVRRARPVKEKMNPQAPMITGQRVIDTFFPVTKGGAAAVPGPFGAGKTVVQHQIAKWADVDLVVYVGCGERGNEMTDVMNEFPELIDPNTGESLMERTILIANTSNMPVAAREASIYTGITIAEYFRDMGYSVAIMADSTSRWAEALREMSGRLEEMPGDEGYPAYLGSRLAEYYERAGKVIALGQEGRQGSITAISAVSPSGGDVSEPVTQNTLRVVKVFWGLDSTLAQKRHFPSIDWLKSYSLYDTEVGNYLDQELQVPWSELVIKAMRQLQKESELQEIVRLVGIDSLSEKDQLLLEVTKSIREDYLQQNAFDDVDTFTSREKQYQMLSNIIAFGDEAEKALELGSYLSEIMSGTILLRDKIARMKYVPENEINKITDLAQEIKETIKTIIQEGGMNRD, encoded by the coding sequence GTGCAAGTTGGCAAGATAATCAAAGTATCCGGTCCCTTAGTAATGGCCGAAAATATGAGTGAAGCCAGCATCCAAGATATTTGTTTTGTAGGTAGTCTTGGAGTTGTTGGCGAAATTATCGAAATGCGAGGTGATGTTGCTTCAATTCAGGTTTATGAAGAAACTGCTGGTATTGGACCTGGAGAACCCGTTCGTTCTACGGGTGAAGCTTTATCCGTTGAATTAGGACCCGGGATTATTTCCCAAATGTTTGACGGTATTCAACGACCGTTGGATGTTTTTATGGCCCAAACAAAAAGTAATTTTTTGACGCGGGGTGTTCAACTACCAGCATTGGATCACGAGAAAAAATGGGACTTTCAAGCCAATGTAGCCGTTGGGACTAATGTCTCTGCGGGAGATATTGTCGGGACAGTGGCGGAAACAAAAATTATTACCCATAAAATTATGGTACCAAATGGCGTTTCTGGTACGATAAAAGAGATTAAATCGGGTATGTTTACTTTAGATGAAGTTATTTATGTCTTAGATACTAAAACAGGTGATAAAGAATTCACCATGTTGCAAAAATGGCCGGTGCGTCGTGCACGGCCTGTGAAAGAAAAAATGAATCCCCAAGCCCCAATGATTACTGGACAACGTGTAATTGATACTTTTTTCCCTGTAACCAAAGGTGGCGCTGCGGCAGTTCCTGGTCCTTTTGGGGCGGGTAAAACCGTCGTTCAACACCAAATTGCCAAATGGGCAGATGTAGATTTAGTTGTTTACGTCGGTTGTGGTGAGCGGGGCAATGAAATGACGGACGTTATGAATGAATTTCCGGAGTTAATTGATCCCAATACTGGGGAATCTTTGATGGAACGCACAATTTTAATTGCAAATACATCAAATATGCCAGTGGCAGCCCGGGAAGCTTCAATTTATACCGGTATTACAATTGCCGAATACTTCCGTGATATGGGCTACTCTGTGGCCATTATGGCAGATTCTACCTCTCGTTGGGCCGAAGCGCTAAGAGAAATGTCTGGTCGGCTAGAAGAAATGCCTGGAGATGAAGGGTATCCTGCTTATTTAGGTTCACGTTTAGCTGAGTACTATGAACGAGCTGGCAAAGTAATTGCCTTAGGACAAGAAGGTCGCCAAGGCAGTATTACAGCTATTAGTGCCGTCTCTCCTTCTGGTGGGGATGTTTCAGAACCGGTGACTCAAAACACACTACGCGTCGTAAAAGTATTCTGGGGCTTAGATTCTACTTTGGCACAAAAACGACACTTTCCGTCAATAGACTGGCTTAAAAGCTATTCTTTATATGACACAGAAGTTGGCAATTACTTAGACCAAGAATTACAAGTTCCTTGGTCAGAACTTGTAATAAAAGCCATGCGTCAGCTACAAAAAGAATCAGAATTACAAGAAATCGTGCGCTTAGTCGGAATTGACTCTCTATCTGAAAAAGATCAGCTGTTACTAGAAGTAACCAAATCCATTCGTGAGGATTACCTACAGCAAAATGCTTTTGATGATGTTGATACTTTCACTTCAAGAGAAAAACAATATCAGATGCTTTCTAATATTATCGCTTTTGGGGATGAAGCAGAAAAAGCCTTAGAATTAGGATCTTACTTGTCAGAAATCATGTCAGGCACTATCTTACTGCGCGATAAAATTGCCCGTATGAAATACGTGCCAGAAAACGAAATCAATAAAATTACAGATTTGGCGCAAGAAATTAAAGAAACAATTAAAACGATTATCCAAGAAGGGGGCATGAATCGTGATTAA
- a CDS encoding V-type ATP synthase subunit F, whose protein sequence is MTYKIGVIGDKESVLPFKLFGFTVFSDTKKEAVLQAFLQMASEGYGVIYLTEACGKEIAEEINRHKSNPKLSVVLIPNHDGTLGIGRQMIQDNVEKAVGQNIL, encoded by the coding sequence ATGACATATAAAATTGGTGTAATTGGAGATAAGGAATCCGTATTGCCGTTTAAACTGTTTGGGTTCACCGTCTTCTCAGACACGAAGAAAGAGGCTGTTTTGCAAGCTTTTTTACAAATGGCATCAGAAGGTTATGGTGTTATCTATTTAACCGAAGCTTGCGGTAAAGAAATTGCAGAAGAAATCAATCGGCATAAATCAAATCCTAAACTGTCCGTAGTTTTGATTCCAAATCATGACGGTACGTTAGGTATTGGCCGCCAAATGATTCAAGACAATGTTGAAAAAGCAGTCGGACAAAACATTTTGTAA